In the Loxodonta africana isolate mLoxAfr1 chromosome 1, mLoxAfr1.hap2, whole genome shotgun sequence genome, one interval contains:
- the LOC100674395 gene encoding V-type proton ATPase subunit G 1-like has protein sequence MACQSQGIQQLLQAEKRAAEKVAEARKRKNRRLKQAKEEAQAEIEQYRLQREKDFKAKEAAALGSHGSCSNEVEKETQEKMTVLQTYFQQNREEVLKNLLAFVCDIQPEIHENYRING, from the coding sequence ATGGCCTGTCAGTCGCAGGGCATCCAGCAGCTGCTGCAGGCGGAGAAGCGCGCCGCCGAGAAGGTGGCCGAGGCCCGCAAGCGGAAGAACCGGAGGCTGAAGCAGGCCAAAGAAGAAGCTCAGGCTGAAATTGAACAGTACCGCTTgcagagggagaaagacttcAAGGCCAAGGAGGCCGCTGCTCTGGGCTCCCACGGCAGTTGCAGCAACGAAGTGGAGAAGGAGACCCAGGAGAAGATGACCGTCCTCCAGACCTACTTCCAGCAGAACAGGGAGGAAGTTCTGAAGAATCTCCTGGCCTTCGTCTGCGACATCCAGCCGGAAATCCATGAAAACTACCGCATAAATGGATAG